In Deinococcus psychrotolerans, the genomic window GCCCCCGGCGCGGTGATCCGGCGCGGCCAAAGCGTGCGGCTGCTGATCAGCAGCGGCGTGGCGGTGCAGCAAACCTGGCTCCCGAATTTGCGCGGCTTGCCGTTTGACGACGCCCGCGACTTGGTGCGCCGGGCGGGCTTGGTGGTCAATCTAACCAAGAAAGAAACTTCCGACTCGGTCGAAAACACCGTGCTGCGCCAGTCGCCGGCGGCTTTCGATAAAGTCGATATCGGCTCGCCCGTGACCTTGGTGGTGGCCCAAACCCGCTACGAAGCGCCCGCCGTGGCAACGCCGCCACTGCCGGTGCCGCCTTTGCCGCTGCCCCCGCCGTCGCCGGAGCCGGTGACCAATCCCACCTTCAATACGGGCGGCGCGGACAATAGCGGGACAGTGCCCAACACGCCGGCTGCCCAGCCGGAATTTGCGCCTGTTTCGCCTGCCGCTCCTACTCCTGCTGCGCCCACGCCCGAAACGGCCCCGAGCCAGCCGACTCCCACCGCGCCGCAGACGCCGAATTCGGGGCAACCCAGCACGGAGCAACCCGGCACGCAGCAACCCAACGCGCAGCCGCCCGCCACCGCCAGTCGAATCGTGCCGCTGAGTTACACTTTTCCGGCCACCTTACCCGCCGGCCAAGTCGAAATCGTGGTGCGTGACGAAGACGGTGAACGCGCCGTGCTACCGCCCACGGACAGCGCCCAGCTCGCGGGGGCACTGGCCCAGCGTGACGATGTCAGCGTGCGCGGCAATTACGTTTTCACCGTGCGGATCGACGGCAAAGACTACGCCACCTTCGGGCCGTGAGTTCCCCCGACTTGTGATTTACCTTGATTACGCTGCCACCCACCCGATGACGGCTACCGCCCTCTCGGCCTACGCCCACGCCGCCGCCGTGCCGGGCAATCCGGCCAGCATTCACGCGGCGGGTCAGGCCGCCCGCGAGCTGCTCGAAGAGGGGAGAGCGGCGTTGGCGGCGGCGCTGGGCGTGCATCCGCTGACCCTCACGGCCCTGAGCGGCGGCACCGAGGCCGACAACCAGGTGCTGCTCTCCAGCTTCCCCGGCGCGGGCGGTCACCTGATCACCTCCAGCATTGAGCATTCGGCGGTGCTGGCTCCGGCCCGCTTCCTCGCGGCGCGGGGCGTGGCCGTCACCTTCCTTGAGCCGGACGCCAGCGGCCAGATTGACCCTGAGCAGCTCCGGGAAGCGCTACGTCCCGACACCAAGTTGGTCAGCATTCACCATGCCAACAACGAAATCGGCGCGGTACAACCGATTGCCGAGTTGGCCGAAATTGCCCACGCGGGCGGGGCGAAATTTCACACCGACGCGGTGCAGTCGCCCGGCGTGTTGCCCGTCGACTTGCTGTCTTGGAAGGTGGATTACGCCAGTTTCAGCGCCCACAAATGGGGCGGGCCGCTCGGCGTGGGCCTGCTCTACGTCCGGCGCGGCCTCGACTTGCCGCCCCTGCTGCTGGGCGGCGGGCAAGAAAAGGGTCTGCGGAGCGGCACTCAAAACGCTCCCGGCCTTTATGCGGCGGGCTTGAGCCTGCGTGAAGCGGTGGCCGCGCAGCTCCAAACCCACGCCCACCTGCGTGCCCTGAATGACCGCCTCACAGCGCGGCTGTCGGGTCACGCGAATGTGCGGGCCAACCACACCCCAGCGGGCAGCCCCAAGGTGGCGTCGTTTACCGCTCTCGGCGCGGACGGTGAGGCGCTGCTGATGAATTTGGATTTCGCGGGGGTGTGCGTCTCGGCGGGCAGCGCTTGTTCGGCGGGTACCATGCAGCCCAGCCACGTCCTGAGCGCTCTGGGCCTCAGTGACGCCGACGCCCTTGCTACCGTGCGGCTCAGTTTTGGATTTCAGACCACCACCGGTGAGATTGACGAAGCCGCTTCGGCACTGCTCAGGGCGGCCACGGCCAGCCGCGCTTAGCGCAAGCTGGTTTCTTGCGGGTGGACATGGTACTGAGCGAGCAACGCCTCGTGCCAGTGAGACGCCACCTCTACTTTATTTCGTCCGCTGATTTTGGCGGCTTGCAGCGCCCGGTCAGCAAAGCCCAAGAGTTCGACTTGAGCCGCTGGCGGCGTGTTGATAGGGCCGACCACGCCGAACGAAGCGGTGACTTGGCCAAACCTGAAGCTGTAGCCAGCCAAGTTGCTGCGGGCCCGCTCGGCCATCAAGCAGGCTTCTGCGCTGCTCAGGCCCGGCAGGATCATTAAAAATTCCTCGCCGCCCCAGCGGGCCAGCAGACTCGGTTCGCTGAGGTATTGGCCGGCGAGTTGGCCGGCTTGCACCAGCACCCGGTCGCCTTCTGCGTGGCCGTACTGGTCGTTGATCAACTTGAAATGGTCGAGGTCAAACGAAATCAGGGCGTAAGGCTGCTGGGCTCCGTCGAGGTGATCGAGGAGGCGCTGGGCCGCTCGTCGGTTGGGCAGGCCTGTCAGGCTGTCGAGGTAAGCCAGCCGCCGCATCTCCTCGTACTGCTGCCGAACGCGGGCCACCACATACTGAATCAGCACGATCAGGATGTTGGACAAAAAGAACTGACTCAGCGAAGCCAGCAAGCGGTCACTGAGTTGCCCAGCTTGCCACAGCGCAGCCACCTGAAACGCGGCGATCAGCAAAGTGATCAGCAGCGTGCCGATGACGATCTGGCTGGCCGTTTTCACTCTCCACAGCACAAACGCCATCATGGAGAGCGCCGGAAACCACATCACGCCCTCGCTGAGCATTTGATGTTCAGGCACGAACGAAGAAAACTGATGGTAAAAAAGAATCACCAAATACAGGCTGATCACCAGATACGTCGCGTCCAGCGCTTGTCCGAGTTTGAGCCAGTTGCGGCGCAAGCCGAGCTCCATCATCAGCACCAGCGCGGCGATCAGCGGCAACGCCACTTTGTCGAGCGAATCGACCGAGTCACGTTGGAAAACCAGTGCCAAGATTGCGGCCACCGTCGCCACCGGAGCGAGCAGCCGAAAACCCTGCCTTTGCAGGTGACTGATACTCTCCAAGTGGGTCGGATGACTTAATTCTCTCAAACGCTGCATACTGGCTCACTATTGTAATCGCTCGCCTCCGAATTCAATATTCTTAACTTATCCTTAATCATTCTCAAGTACAGTTTGCTTTTTGAATAAAGATAGGTTCATCTTTTCAAACTGCTAATCTGAACTTATGTTTTCACGTCCCAACGCCCGCGCCGCTTTGCCAGACACCGGGCCAAATCGCCGCGACCCGGCCAATTTGCTGCGGCTGCTGCACTACGTCAAGCCTTACGTTGGATGGCTGTCGCTGGGCATTTTCAGCACCTTGATTTCGGCTGGCCTGAGCTTGGTGTTTCCCAAATTGTTCGGCAACCTGATCGACGCTTCATTTCTCAAGCGGGCGGGGAGCGGCGTGGCCGACACTGGGCCGCTCGACCGAATCGTGCTGCTGCTGCTGGGAGTGTTCGCGGTGGTGGCGCTGTTTACCGCTCTGCAATCGTTTTTGATTTCGCGGGTGGGGGTGCGGGTGGTGGCCGACCTGCGCCGAGCGGTGTTTTCGCATCTGCTCACGCTCAGTCCGCGCTTTTTTGCCACGCGGCGCACCGGCGAACTTACCAGCCGCCTGACCAGCGACGTATCCACGGTGCAGACGGTGGTCAGCAGCGCTCTAGCGCAACTGCTCAGCCAAGTCGTGACGCTCATTGGCGGCGTCACCTTGATGGTGCTGACCAGTTTTCAGCTCAGTTTGTTTACGCTGGCGGTCATTCCGCTGATTATCGGCACGGCGGTGGTGATCGGCCTCCAGATCCGCAAGGCCGCCCGCGAGGTGCAGGATAAAGTGGCCGCCGCCAACGCCAGCGCCGAGGAAGCCATCAGCGGCGTGCGGGTGGTGCAGAGCTTTACCGCCGAGGACGTGGAGCGTGAGCGCTACGGCGACGGCGTCGAGCAGTCGTTTGCCGCTTCGCTGCGCCGCATCAAGCTCACGTCACTGATGGCGGGCATCATGACTTTTTTGGCGTTTGGCAGCTTGGCGGGGGTGCTGTGGTACGGCGGGCGGCAAGTCTTGGTGGGGGCCATCACGCCGGGCAAACTGGTCAGCTTTTTGTTTTATGCGCTGCAAGTCGGGATCAACGTCGGCGGCCTGACCGGCATTTTTTCGCAAGTTCAAGAAGCGTTGGGCGCTTCCTCGCGCCTCTTCGAGCTGCTCGACACCAAAAGCGAGTTGCCCGTCAGTGCTGCCCCGCAGCCGCTGAACCGGGTGGTGGGCCACGTCCAGTTCGAAGAGGTCTCGTTTCGGTACGGTGACGAGGGCGAGCTGCCCACCCTGTCTGGCCTTAACTTGGATGTGTCGCCGGGCCAAACGGTGGCCCTAGTGGGGCCGAGCGGAGCTGGAAAATCCACGCTGGTCAGCTTGCTGCCGCGCTTTTACGACGTGACCGGCGGCACCCTCAAGGTGGACGGCGTGGACGTGCGGCAAGCCGACTTGGAAGCGCTGCGCCGTCAAGTCGGCTTGGTGCCGCAGGAGACTTTGCTGTTTTCCGGCAGCGTGGCCGAGAACATTTTGTACGGGCGGCCCAGCGCCAGCCAAGCTGAAGTGCAGAGCGCGGCGCGGGCGGCCAACGCTGAGGAATTTATCCTGCGACTGCCGCAGGGGTACGCCACGGCCGTCGGTGAGCGCGGTGTGAAATTGTCGGGCGGGCAGCGCCAGCGCGTCGCCATTGCGCGGGCCATTCTCAAAAATCCCCGCATCCTGATTTTGGACGAAGCCACCAGTGCCCTGGACAACGAATCCGAAGCGCTGGTGCAAGACGCCCTTGAAAAACTGATGGTGGGCCGCACCACGTTCGTGATTGCTCACCGCCTCAGCACCATTCGCAGCGCCGACTTGATCGTGGTGATGGACGCGGGCTGCATCGTGCAGCGCGGGACTCACGCCGAACTCCTGCAACAAGGCGGCCTTTATAAAGACCTCTACGACTTGCAGTTCCGTGCCGAGCGCCGTGAGCAAGGCCCACTGGCCGTGCAAGGCATTTAAGCCGCAATGCTGCGGCCTTGAGCCGTGCTAGCCTCGCTCATGACCCCTACCCTGATCTACTTTGATTTCCTATGCCCTTACGCCTGGCGCGGCGTAGAACTGGCCGATCTCTTGCGGCGCGAACACGGCCTGATGTTCGAGCTGCGCCACTTCAGCCTCGTGCAGGGTAACCACAATGACAATGCCCAGAGCCGTCACCAGCCGACTTGGTGGCTGACCGATCAAGCGGCAGGCAGTGGCAGCGCGGCCCAAATCGGCAGCTTAGAGGCCTTTTTGGCTGACCAAGCGGCGGCCCGGCAAAGTGAAGAAAAGCGCTGGGCCTTTGCCCTGGCGCTCTTTAGGGCCGTGCACCGTGACAAAGCCGAGCTGAGTGCCCAGACCATCCAAGCCGCCGCCCAGACAGCCAGACTTGATATGGCCCAGTTCCAAACCGACCTGGCAGAGGATGGGGCCCGCCGAGCCGAGCTGCGAACCGATCTGGCGGCGGCGGCGGAGCAGGGCGTCTTCGGCACGCCGACTTTCGTGCTGCCGGAAGGTCACGCCGCTTACTTCCGTTTTGCCAACCTCGTTTCGCCTGAAAAAGCGCTCGAAACGTGGCAGCTCTACGTCTCGGTACTGGAAAGTGACGCCCGCATCGAAACCATCAAGCGGGCCAAACGGGCCTGAGCCGTGGCGCAAGGTTCAGCGCTGCTTCCTGAACTCACTGCCTTTGTCGCCAAGTTGCGCCGCGCCGGATTTTCTGCTGGCCCCAGCGAGCTGGCCGGGGCGCTGCGGGCCGCTGAAGCGCTGGGCCTGCTGGATTTAGCCGCGCTGGAAACGGCTTGGGGGATTGTGTTTGCCCGCAGCAAAGAGCAGGCCGAGCTTTTTGTGCCGCTGTTTCGGGCACATTTCTTAAAGCCGGACTTGCCCGCGCCGCCTCAAAGCGACGCCGTTCAACCCCAGCCGAGTGAAGACGACAGCCCCCCTTCAGGCGACGCTGAACCGCTGCCTGCCCAGCAGCAAGGTGCAGCCGAGGCCGAGCCTCTGTCTCCAGATGTTGAAAACGCCAGCGAAGCCGCCCAGTGGCTGCAAACCCGCCTGAGTCCCCATGCCGCACAGGGAGCGCCCCCTTCTTTGTCCGGCGACGCTCAGCTTTACGCCCAAGCCGCCCGCGCTCTCCTGGGCGTGCGGCTTGGGCATTCGCGGCGGTTTCGGCCCACGCCGTTGGGGCAGCGCATTGATCTGCGGGCCACCTTGCAATCGGCGCGGCAAACCGGCGGCGAGGCGATCCGGCTGCGCCGCAAAGGTCGCCCGCCCCGCCCGCCCAAAGTGGTGCTGGTCTTGGATGGCAGCCGCAGCATGGCTCCCTATGCCGCGCTGCTGCTGCGCTACGCCGCCGCCCTCTCTGTCCGCAGCCGCTCGGTGGAGGTCTACGCTTTCAGCACTTCGCTGACTCGACTGACTCCCCTGCTGCGGGCCGGGCAAGTTGCGCCCGCCATGCAGTTGGGCCAAAGCTGGGGCGGCGGCACCCGCATCGGTGAAAATCTGGAGCGGCTGCTGCGCGAAGGCAAAGCCGCGCTGCGGCCCACGACCTTGCTGCTGATCCTCAGTGACGGCCTCGATACCGGCGAGCCAGCGCAACTGGCCGGGGCGCTCAGTAAACTGCGCCGCCGAGTCGGCGGGGTCATCTGGCTCAATCCGCTGGCCGCCCAAGACGGGTACCAGCCGCTGGCACGCGGAATGGCGGCGGCTTTGCCGGCCCTAGACGTATTTGTGGGCGTTGAGGACGCCGCCGACCTGCTGGCCCTCCCCAAAAAAGTGCAGCGGGCGCTGCGTTGATTTACTGGGCTGATTTGGGACGCTGAACTTGGATTGTTGATGGGGCGGCTGGGCTTTGGAACTTTAACGGCATTCGGCTGTCAAGGTCTTGTCAAACGCCGCGCTCTACACTGAGCGCCAATGGCTCCAGACTCCAGACTTCATTTGCCTCTGCGCGATCCTGACGGCGAGGCGAGCCGCCGCCGCATCTACACCGCCACGCTGAGCTTCGGGTTGGTGCTGCTGGGCGTCAGTGTGTTTTGGCAGCGCCTGACCGGCGCTTCGGATTTGTATTTGATCTACGGCGCACCGACGCTGTGGCTGCTGGGCATCTTTAACCTGTGGTGGCTGCTGACCAAGCGCTCCTTGGTGGTGTCCGAGCGCCTGGGCATCGGGGTGCTGGCGGTGGCCAATGTGGCACGCATTATCTTACTGTGCTTTGAAGCGCCTGCCAGCGGCCTGATCAACAATGGGCCGTACTGGGGCATGGTTGGAGTCTGCGCACTGGTGTTTTTGGCGTTTGTGCCCAGGCAGTTTTTTGTGTTCAACTTGGCGTATGCCGCGCTGAGTCTGGCTTTGCCCTGGCTCCTGCCGGGATCGGCGGCGCTCCACAACGTCTTCGAGTGGCTGAGGGTGCAGCTCAATGCGGTGGTGGTGCTGTCGCTGATTTGGGGCCTGGCGTGGTTCCGCACGCAGCACGCCGCCCAAGCCGTTACCCAAGAACAGCTGCGGCAGATGGCTTTCACTGACCCCCTGACCCAGCTTCCCAACCGCCGCGCCGTGTATCCGGCAGTGGACGCGCTGCTCAGCGCCGCCGCTCGGGGGCAGGCCGGTTCACTGCTGCTGATCGACCTCGACCACTTCAAACGCGTCAATGACGAGTGCGGCCACGGCGTCGGGGATGAAGTTCTGGTCGCGGCAGCCAGAGTGCTGCAAAATGCCGTCACCGAAGTGGGGGCCGCGCCGCCGACAGTGGGCCGCTGGGGCGGGGAGGAATTTATCGTGGTGATGCCGGGAGCTGCCGCCGAGCGTGCCAGGTTCCGTGCTGAGCAGCTCTTGGTCGACTTCCGGGCGCACGCTTGGCCGCATCACCTGCGCCTGACCATCAGCATCGGCCTCAGCACGGTGCGCCCCGGTGAGGCCTTCAGCACGCTGCTGGCCCGCGCCGATGAGTCCATGTACGCGGCCAAGTCAGCAGGACGCGACCGCGTGGGTGTCGAGCACGTCAAGATGGATGACGCGGAGGCCGAGTACGGCCCAGCGCACTGAAGCGCGTGCCATACTCAACGAACTATGGAAGCCGTTCCGATTCTGATGGTGATTTTTGGTGGCATCTTCGGCGGCATCGCGCTGATTACCCGCGTCGACGGCCAAAGTAAGCTCCGTATTCTCCAAGAAAAGCGGGCCATCGCCGAGCTGGAACAAGCCGCCAAACAGCCTGCGCCGCTGCCCGCGCCCACGCCGGATGACCCCCACGCGGCTGCGGTGCTGGCCCTGCGCCTGCCGGAACCGCAGCGCTCACAGGCGCTGGAGTTGCTGTGCTTGGTGCAGGACGCGCCCAAAACGCTGGACGCCCGCAGCGCTTTCCTGATCAAGCAAACCCAAGCCGACTACCTGCCGCAAACATTGCGGGCCTTCCTCGATTTGACGGCGGGGGCACGCCAGCGTCTCTCGGCACAGGGCATGGACGCCGAAACGTTGCTGAGTGAACAACTCGACCTGATCGGAGCGGGCGTCAAAGAAGCGCTGCGCCTAGACCACGCCGCTGCCGATAGAATGCTGACCCAGGGCCGTTTTCTGCGTGAGCGCTTCGCCGCGTCTGAAGCGGGAGAACGGGTGGCCTTGGAGAAGACCTGAGCGGAGCGCCCGTTCAGCTGACTCCCTGTCGCCGGACACCAACCTGCAAGGTATTTTGCTGGGCCGCTTACACGGCCTGAGCGACAGCGTGTTTGCCAGCGTCATGAGGCTTGCTGGAACTGTGGCTATAGCGGCCTCTACCCAGCCGTACCCGTCTTGGTTTGCGACGGTGCTGCTGGGCTTCATCCAGCCTCTGCTCACCCGCTGGATGTTCAAAAGTTGAGCCACCTTACGGGACTTGGCCCGCCCTCACAAACTCGCCTGCTAGAATGCGGCCCGTGTATACCAACCGCCGCGCACATTACGACTATGAACTGCTGGAACGGTTCGAGGCGGGCATCAGTTTAACCGGCAGTGAGGTCAAAAGCATTCGCGCCGGTGGCGTGGATTTCCGCGACGCTTTTGCCCGCTTGCAAGGCCACGACCTTGACCTTGAAGGGCTGTACATTCCTGAATACAAAGATGCCAGCTACAACAACCACACCCCCCGCCGCACCCGCCGCCTGCTCTTAAACCGCGAAGAAATCGGAAAAATAGAACGCCAACTCAAAATTAAAGGGCTGAGTCTCATTCCCACCCGCCTTTACCAAAAAGGCCGCTTCTTTAAAGTGGAAGTGGCGCTGGCACGCGGTAAAAAGCTGCACGACAAGCGCCGCGCCGAGGCCGACAAAGAAGCCCGCAAAGAAATCAGGAACGCATGAAGCCCAGTTTGCAAAGAAGTCTGTTCCAAGATTTGCGCCTGCGGGCCGGACTGCTGGCCGCTCTTTTTTTGCTGGGCGTCGCCGGAGCGCAGTACGCCTACAGCAAGCTGACGCTGGGCGGCCGGGACGCTCAGGCCATCGTGCTGGGCGGAGCCGAATACGCCTCGCAGCTCACCGTCGAGGGGCTGAGCGCCGTCAAAGTCAGCCGCGAAGACCCTTACGTGCGTGTCAGCGGCCTGGGCCACGAGCTGATCTTGCCGATCGACCAAGATTCCGAGCGGGCCGCCACCGACTTCAACACCGTGCAGCTTGACAGCACCCGCCTCAAAGCCCGCACCGCCACGCTGGTGAACGGCGAAGTGTACTTGCCGCTTGACACCCTGGCACGCGGTCTGGGCGCGGACTACCGCACCGGCGATTTCTCGCTGCCCGCTGCGGCCCTGACCAACGTGTCTTCGCGGGCCGGAAAAGACACCGACCGGATCGTGCTGGATTTCAGCCGTGACCTTCAGTACGCCGCCAATTTCAGCGGCAACATCCTGACCCTGACCCTCAAAGGCGTCAACGCCAATCCGCGCACCTACGCCACGCGCGGCGCGTTCGTGCCGCAGTTTGAAGTCAAAACCGCGCAGGGCAACGCCAGCATCGCCATTCCGCTGGGCAACGGCGCAGGCTACCGGCTGTTCAAGGTGATCCGCCCCGGCAGCGTGCGACTGGTTCTCGATGTCGGCCCCGGATTGCCGCGCAACATCGCTGCGCTCGCGGATGTGCCGCGCTCGCCGCTGATCGTCCTTGATCCGGCTCCCAAAGGCGGCGGCAGCGTGGATATTCCGCTCGAAGTCGCCCGCGCCACCGGCGAGCTACTCAGCAAAGCGGGCTGGCAAGTCCAGCTCACCCGCAGCTCGGCGGGCCGGCTCCCGGTGGCCCAGCGAGAAAAGCTGGCCCGTCAAAGCCAAGTCTTTGTCACGCTCAGTGTGGGGCGCTTTCCCGGCTCAGGCCGAAAAGGTATCACCCTTTATCAGCCGGTGGGCGACCAAAACGCCCAGATCATCAACGCTTTTCGCAGCGGGGCCGGTGGTAGCGACCTGGTGCGGGCAGCGGTGGGCGACGGCGGCGAAACCAAGCGGCTGGCCGAACTGCTGATGGGCGAACTCGGTTCACGCGGCCTCAAAGCCGGAGCCGAGCAAATCCCGCGCCTCTTTTTGCCGGGTGAGGCTCCGCACGCTTCATTTGAACTCGAACTCGGCTGGCCGCAAAACGCCGGCGACCTCGCCAACCTGATCACGGCCCAGCGCACCGTCAAAGTCTCGGAAGCGCTGGCCCTGAGCGTGGCCACCTTCCTCAAAGCGCGGGCCACCAACCTGACCGGAAGCGGCCAATGAAGCGCCTCTTTACGCCCATCAACATTTTGGGCTTGCTGGTGTTGGCGCTCTCGCTGGCGGTTCGCAACTGGGTCTCGCAGCCGCCGCCCGCGCCGACGCCGCCCGCGCTTCAACTCGAAGTGGTGCAGCCGATTACCGTCACGCTGTACTTCTCAAACGGCAACGTGGACAGTTTCGTGACTGAAGACCGCAGCGTGAGCGTTGAAGGCCAGTCGCCGGGCAAAGTCGCGCAGGCCGAGCTGAACGCCTGGGCGCGTGGCCCGCTCAAGGGCAAAGGGCTGCGGGTCATTCCGCAGGGCAGCGCCGTGCCGGACGTGTGGGTGCGCGGCCCGCACTTTTATGTCAACTTGCCCAGCAGCTATGCTCAGTTCAATTACGGCGTCAGCGGCGAGCGGATGATCCTTTGCTCGCTGACCCGCACCCTGCTCGACAAAACCGGCAAAGACGTGCTGTTTTTGCTGGGCGGTCAAAGTGCGCCGACTTTGCTCGGCCACATGGATCTGACCCGCCCGTACGGCAAGGCGGATTGCCAAGACTGATTGCGAGCAGTGGTCACTTCACTTTCTGCTCCTCAGTCCAACCCCACTGCCCATGATTGAATCCATTACCCTGCAAGGCTTCAAAAGTTTCGCTGAGCGCACCCGCCTGGACTTCGGCCCCGGCGTGACGGCTGTGATCGGCCCCAACGGCTCGGGCAAAAGCAACGTGGTCGAAGCGCTGCGGTGGGCCTGCCACCAAGCCCGCGCCCGCGAACTCCGGGCCGCCAAAGCCACTGAGCTGATTTTTCACGGCTCTGGTGGCAAAGCGCCGGTGGGCCTCGCGGAAGTGCAAATCGAGCTGCGAACCCCGCGGGGCCAGCTCAGTTTCAGCCGCCGGATTTACCGCGACGGCAGCGCCGAGCAAGACCTCACGGGCCGCCCTGTGCGGGTGCGCGATGTTCAGCAGGCGCTGCGCGGCACCGGCCTCGGCCCCGGCGGGCTGGCGGTCATCGGGCAGGGCGAGGTCAGCGGGGTGGTGCAGGCCGAGGGCAAAACCCTGCTCGGCTACCTTCAGGAAGCGGCGGGCCTGAGTAGGGCGGTGGCCGCCCGCGAGGACACCGAGAGCCGCCTTGAAGGAGCGCGGCGCTCCCTGAGCGAGCTGCAACGCCTTGAAGACGAACTGTCCGCCCGCACCCAGCGCCTCCAGATCGAAGCGGCGGCGGCCCAGCTCGCCCGAACCCTCGCCCTGCGCGAACTGGCCCTTGTCGAAGCGCTATTCCGTCACCGTCAGGAAACGCTCAGGGCCGAACTGCAAGCGGCTCAGGCCTCCGCCGCCCAGCTTGAGCAAGAATCGCTGGTCTTGGCGCAGCGCACCGTGCTGGCGGGCGCTCAGCTCGAAACTGCCCGTGAAGCGGTGCGGGCAGTCCGGGCAGATCAAGCCGGCCACCGCCAAGCCCTAGAGCTGCTGGAAGCCGCCCAACACGCCGAGCGCCAGCTCAGCCGCGCCGTGACGCGCCTGCAAGCCGAGCGCGAAAGCTTGGAGCGGGAGCGGTCTGTCCCCGAACTGGCTGCGCCGCCGCAGGCTGCCCCCGACGTCTCCGACGTGGAGACCCAGCTTCAAACGACCCGCGCCGAGCTGAGCCAAGCCGAAAGCCGGTGGCGCAGCCTCAGCGCCGAACTCGGACGCGCCCGCCTTTTGGCGGCCCAGCACGCCGAAGCGCAGGTCCGCAGCAGTGCCCAGCGCCATCTCCTGCAAAGTGAGCAAACGGAGCTGGAGCGCCGCTTAAGTGAGCTTGCTCCCGCCCTCCAAGAAGCCCAAGCAGCGCGGGAAGCCGCCGCCACAGAGCGCCAGCAAGCCGAAACTGAGGCTCAGCAGGCCGCCCAGCGCCGCGCCGAACTTGAGGCCCAGTTCAGCCGCTTAGAGCGCCAGCTCAGCGAACTCAGGGCCGCCCGTAAGCCGCTGCAAAGCGAACACACCCGCTTGGAAACCTTGCTCCATTCGTACACCCGCTACGGCGAAGGCCCCCGCAACGCTCTGACGAGCGACCACCCCGGCATTATCGGTTCGGTGGCCGACGTGCTGAGCGTCCGCGCCGAGTATCAAACCGCCGCCAGCGCCGCACTGGGCCGCCGGTTGGAGCAAGTGGTGGTGCAGACGTCCGACGACGCCCGCGAACTGATCGACCTGCTCAAGCGGCAGGGCGGACGCGCCACCTTTTTGCCGCTGGACTTATTGCGCCCCCGCCCGCGCCGCGACTCGGCACTGCTCAGCGAAAGCGGCGTGCTGGGCAATCTCGCCGACCTTTGCCCCAGCGCTCCGCCGCAAATCAGCGAGGCGCTGCTGGCCGATACCCTGCTGCTGGAAGACTTGCCCGCCGCCACCCGCCTGGCCCGCCGCTTCCAGAGCCGCCCGCGCTTAGTCACGCTCGGCGGCGAGCTGCTGGAACCCGGTGGGGCGCTGACCGGCGGACGCCTGCGCGACGGCGGCGCGAACCTGCTCACTGATCAGCGCCGCTTTGGGGACTTGGCCGATGAACTGGAAGCGTTGAACATCCAAGAACGAAGTCTAGAAGCCGCTCACGCCGCGCTCAGCGCCCAACGTGCCGCCCTGCCGCTCAGTGTCCTGCCCTCACTTGCCGCGCTCCAAGCCGCCGAGCGAGAAGCGGAGCGCCGCGTCACCCAGCTCGCAACGGAGCTGAGCGCTGCCCAAACCCGTCAGCGCGGCTTGCTCGGCCAACTTCAGCAAGCGGCCGATTTCCCATCAGCGCCCGCCGACCTCGCTCCAGCTGACCTAGAACAGCGCAGCCGCGAGTTGGAAGTTCGCCTCGCTGACCTGCGCCAAACCGAGCGCCAACGCAGCGAACAACTCGCCGAAGCCCGCCAGATCGCGGCGGCCTGGACGCTTTACCGCTCAGCCGCCGAGCAGCAAACCGCTCTGCATCTGCGTCTGAGTGCCAACAGCGCCGCCCTCGCTGAGCAAAGCGCCGAGCAGCACCTGGCCGCCAGCGAAGTCCTGCGCCGCCAGACCCAGGCTGAGCAGCGCCGTCCTGCGGGTCTGGAAGAAGCCGAGCGCGTTCAGACGCAGGCCAGCCAAAACTACGCCAATTTGCTGGCCCGCCAAAACAAAGTCCGCGCCGATTTGGAAGCGGCCCAGCTCACCGCCGCC contains:
- a CDS encoding cysteine desulfurase family protein; this translates as MIYLDYAATHPMTATALSAYAHAAAVPGNPASIHAAGQAARELLEEGRAALAAALGVHPLTLTALSGGTEADNQVLLSSFPGAGGHLITSSIEHSAVLAPARFLAARGVAVTFLEPDASGQIDPEQLREALRPDTKLVSIHHANNEIGAVQPIAELAEIAHAGGAKFHTDAVQSPGVLPVDLLSWKVDYASFSAHKWGGPLGVGLLYVRRGLDLPPLLLGGGQEKGLRSGTQNAPGLYAAGLSLREAVAAQLQTHAHLRALNDRLTARLSGHANVRANHTPAGSPKVASFTALGADGEALLMNLDFAGVCVSAGSACSAGTMQPSHVLSALGLSDADALATVRLSFGFQTTTGEIDEAASALLRAATASRA
- a CDS encoding GGDEF domain-containing protein; this translates as MQRLRELSHPTHLESISHLQRQGFRLLAPVATVAAILALVFQRDSVDSLDKVALPLIAALVLMMELGLRRNWLKLGQALDATYLVISLYLVILFYHQFSSFVPEHQMLSEGVMWFPALSMMAFVLWRVKTASQIVIGTLLITLLIAAFQVAALWQAGQLSDRLLASLSQFFLSNILIVLIQYVVARVRQQYEEMRRLAYLDSLTGLPNRRAAQRLLDHLDGAQQPYALISFDLDHFKLINDQYGHAEGDRVLVQAGQLAGQYLSEPSLLARWGGEEFLMILPGLSSAEACLMAERARSNLAGYSFRFGQVTASFGVVGPINTPPAAQVELLGFADRALQAAKISGRNKVEVASHWHEALLAQYHVHPQETSLR
- a CDS encoding ABC transporter ATP-binding protein, whose product is MFSRPNARAALPDTGPNRRDPANLLRLLHYVKPYVGWLSLGIFSTLISAGLSLVFPKLFGNLIDASFLKRAGSGVADTGPLDRIVLLLLGVFAVVALFTALQSFLISRVGVRVVADLRRAVFSHLLTLSPRFFATRRTGELTSRLTSDVSTVQTVVSSALAQLLSQVVTLIGGVTLMVLTSFQLSLFTLAVIPLIIGTAVVIGLQIRKAAREVQDKVAAANASAEEAISGVRVVQSFTAEDVERERYGDGVEQSFAASLRRIKLTSLMAGIMTFLAFGSLAGVLWYGGRQVLVGAITPGKLVSFLFYALQVGINVGGLTGIFSQVQEALGASSRLFELLDTKSELPVSAAPQPLNRVVGHVQFEEVSFRYGDEGELPTLSGLNLDVSPGQTVALVGPSGAGKSTLVSLLPRFYDVTGGTLKVDGVDVRQADLEALRRQVGLVPQETLLFSGSVAENILYGRPSASQAEVQSAARAANAEEFILRLPQGYATAVGERGVKLSGGQRQRVAIARAILKNPRILILDEATSALDNESEALVQDALEKLMVGRTTFVIAHRLSTIRSADLIVVMDAGCIVQRGTHAELLQQGGLYKDLYDLQFRAERREQGPLAVQGI
- a CDS encoding DsbA family oxidoreductase; its protein translation is MTPTLIYFDFLCPYAWRGVELADLLRREHGLMFELRHFSLVQGNHNDNAQSRHQPTWWLTDQAAGSGSAAQIGSLEAFLADQAAARQSEEKRWAFALALFRAVHRDKAELSAQTIQAAAQTARLDMAQFQTDLAEDGARRAELRTDLAAAAEQGVFGTPTFVLPEGHAAYFRFANLVSPEKALETWQLYVSVLESDARIETIKRAKRA
- a CDS encoding VWA domain-containing protein — its product is MAQGSALLPELTAFVAKLRRAGFSAGPSELAGALRAAEALGLLDLAALETAWGIVFARSKEQAELFVPLFRAHFLKPDLPAPPQSDAVQPQPSEDDSPPSGDAEPLPAQQQGAAEAEPLSPDVENASEAAQWLQTRLSPHAAQGAPPSLSGDAQLYAQAARALLGVRLGHSRRFRPTPLGQRIDLRATLQSARQTGGEAIRLRRKGRPPRPPKVVLVLDGSRSMAPYAALLLRYAAALSVRSRSVEVYAFSTSLTRLTPLLRAGQVAPAMQLGQSWGGGTRIGENLERLLREGKAALRPTTLLLILSDGLDTGEPAQLAGALSKLRRRVGGVIWLNPLAAQDGYQPLARGMAAALPALDVFVGVEDAADLLALPKKVQRALR